CCGCGCCGTCACGGCATGACCGATCAGGCCGCCGACGCCGCCGTCGACCAGGCATGCCGGATACTGCGGCTGCCGTCGATCCGCTCCCAGTTCAACGACATCGTCGAAACCGCGACCCGTGACCAGATGACCTACCGGGCATTCCTGGCCGAGTTGCTGCTGGCCGAATGCGACGACCGGGGCCGCCGCCGCTCCGAACGCCGCATCCGCGCAGCCGGGTTCCCGCGCGATAAATCGTTGCGGGCGTTCGACTTCGACGCCAACCCGAACATCGACCCCGCGGTGATCAACACCCTCGCCAACTGCGACTGGGTGCGCAAGGGCACCCCGCTTTGCCTGATCGGCGACTCCGGCACCGGCAAGAGCCATCTGCTGATCGCGCTGGGCACCGAAGCCGCGATGCGCGGCTACCGCGTGAAATACATCCTGGCAACGAAACTGGTGAACGAGCTGGTCGAAGCTGCGGACGAGAAGGTGCTGGCCAAGACGATCGCCCGCTACGG
This DNA window, taken from Nocardia sp. BMG111209, encodes the following:
- the istB gene encoding IS21-like element helper ATPase IstB; its protein translation is MISPLPRRHGMTDQAADAAVDQACRILRLPSIRSQFNDIVETATRDQMTYRAFLAELLLAECDDRGRRRSERRIRAAGFPRDKSLRAFDFDANPNIDPAVINTLANCDWVRKGTPLCLIGDSGTGKSHLLIALGTEAAMRGYRVKYILATKLVNELVEAADEKVLAKTIARYGRVDLLCIDELGYMELDKRGAELLFQVLTEREEKNSVAIASNEAFSGWSNTFPEPRLCAAIVDRLTFGGQIIETGTDSYRLTRTALGSAAGPATAAAPPPQQPVFTDAQQQALEIVP